GCCGGTGCCCGCGCCAGTACGTCCGAGGCTCAATTCTGTGTCCGTGACGTCGGTGGCGGGTGTGCCGACGGAGCGGGTGACCATCAAGGCACCCGCCGAGGCGGTCGACGTCGTCGCCGCCTGAGCCCCCGATCCCGCCCGGACCAGTCCGGATTCGCAGGATCGACGTTTGAAGCAAGGCCCTGGTCGGTACCCGAGGTACTGACCGGGGCCTTCGCTTTGCATCCTTTGCAGCGAATGCCTGTTTTGTGCACTGTGTGTCATGGTGAACGTGCGCACGGAATGGAGGATTCGCATGGCTGTCGTCAAGAGTTCGCTGTCCGAGGCCGACCGCAAGGTGGTCGGTGAAGCCCTGCAGGGCGCGCTGGTGGACCTCGTCGACCTGTCGCTGGTCGCGAAGCAGGTCCACTGGAACGTCGTCGGCCCGCGTTTCCGGTCGATCCACCTGCAGCTGGACGAGGTCGTGACGACCGCGCGGACCCACTCCGACGTCATGGCCGAGCGCGCGTCCGCCCTGGGCATCAACCCCGACGGCCGGGCCGCCACCGTCGCATCGGGCAGCGCCATCGCGTCCGTCCCGACCGGCTGGATCCAGGACGGCGACGCCGTGCGGATCCTGGTGGACGCCCTCGTCACCGTCATCGAGCGCATGCGTGAGCGCATCACCGTGACCGAGGAGCCCGACCCGATCACCCAGGACCTGCTGATCGGACTGACGGGCGAGCTCGAGAAGCACGCGTGGATGTTCCAGGCCGAGAACGCCTGATGCGCACCACCAGGGCAGGGAACCGTCCCCCCGCGGGCGCCCCGGGCACGACGCCCGGGGCGCCGCGCCGGGGGGCCGCGGTGCCGCGAGCGGGGCACCGGGCGCCGGACGCGCCGGTGATCGCTCCGGTGCGCCCTGCCGTCTGGTGATCGGCCCGGTCTAGCGTCGACCGGAGGAGGCGGCCATGGTAGGGCGACGGGTCCCGCTGCCGGCGCTCGCGTCGGCGCTCGTACTGGGCGGGCTGTGGTGGTGGGCGGTGCTGCGCCTGGCCCTCGTACCCGAACAGGCCGGGATCGTCGAGCGGGCCGCCGCTGCGAGTGGCTGGGGCCTGAGCCTGCTGCCCGTGCACGTCACCGCCGCGCCCGGCGCCGCCCGCGGAGCCGGACGGCGCTCCCGCTGGCGGGCCCTCGTGCGGGAGTCGTTCCCCGAGGCCCTGCGCGCTGTCGTGTGGGACGTCGTACGGGCCCTCGGCCGAGGGGGACCGCGCCGGGCGCGAGAGGAGCGGGGCGAGGGCCCGGGAGGTCCGGAGGGTCCGGGGGGCCAGGAGCTTCGCCGGGACCGCGGAGAGCCGGTAAACGTTCTTGGTGAGGCCGTCGAGCGGCCGGACGAGCGCCGCGCCGGCCATGGGGACGGCGGGTAGCGAGGAACGCTCCGCGGTCGGCGGTGTGGCGCCGCGTCAGCGGTGGCCGCCGGCGCCCCGTCGGACCGGTGACGCCGGGTCAGTCGGTGGGCGCCGGGCCGGCCTGGCAGCCGGGGCACCAGTAGGAGACGCGGTCGCGGGGATCGTCGTCCGCGCCGTGCTTGCGGATCGGGGTTCCGCACCGGTAGCAGGAGCGGCGCAGCCGACCGTAGACGTACAGGCGGCGGTCGGGTCGGTCGCCCGGCATGGTCCGGCGGTCGAAGCGGTGCTTGTTCGCCTCCAGGAGGCGGTGCGCCGTCGCGACGAGCCGCTCGGGCACGCCGGTCTCCAGCTCCCCGACGGGCAGCCACGGCGTCACCCGCGCCAGCCACGCGAGCTCGCACTTGTAGACGTTGCCGATGCCGGCGAGGTTGCGCTGGTCGAGCAGCGCTTCACCGAGCGGGCGGGCCGGGTCCGCGACGACCCGGCGCACCGCCTCCTCGAAGTCCCAGTCCGGGCCCAGCAGGTCCGGCCCGAGGTGGCCGACGACGGTCGGCTCGTCCACCGTCCGCAGCAGGTCCAGCACGGGCAGCCGGTAGCCGACCGCGGTCTG
This portion of the Streptomyces changanensis genome encodes:
- a CDS encoding Dps family protein, translating into MAVVKSSLSEADRKVVGEALQGALVDLVDLSLVAKQVHWNVVGPRFRSIHLQLDEVVTTARTHSDVMAERASALGINPDGRAATVASGSAIASVPTGWIQDGDAVRILVDALVTVIERMRERITVTEEPDPITQDLLIGLTGELEKHAWMFQAENA
- a CDS encoding DNA-formamidopyrimidine glycosylase family protein, whose product is MPEGDTIWLTAHRLHGALAGRLLTRSDLRVPKLATVDLTGRTVIDVTPRGKHLLTRIEGGLTLHSHLRMDGSWRLFTAGERWRGGPDHQIRAVLGTAEQTAVGYRLPVLDLLRTVDEPTVVGHLGPDLLGPDWDFEEAVRRVVADPARPLGEALLDQRNLAGIGNVYKCELAWLARVTPWLPVGELETGVPERLVATAHRLLEANKHRFDRRTMPGDRPDRRLYVYGRLRRSCYRCGTPIRKHGADDDPRDRVSYWCPGCQAGPAPTD